In the genome of Octopus sinensis linkage group LG12, ASM634580v1, whole genome shotgun sequence, one region contains:
- the LOC115218112 gene encoding uncharacterized protein LOC115218112: MLLLSFSSMLVFILIHFTNTHATIWDVKVCHTVVYRSSVRMILNKKFVREVAASKDPKCFEITFKLNDEEKPSYIKLPYPKAYKAFVQNHHLHEMYVAKCQADCSTVDSELERWVHWNMSVIHSKTYDNYEYSFEIKPYDKNYLKFRANSKTTNAPFFLPTKMNTKSRLELSTTGKFWLDKTIKLKNMETSKIYSCIYLLKQSNPYHECSLRSDLEWKIELSSLSKLIKNIEEIKISVGVTGSGTNSSQSLTFKKLAYLPTFSAFTNIGKIGIGEAEIYFKDSSKSFDISKVRIFTFLNSVFAFLF, encoded by the exons ATGTTACTGCTATCATTTTCAAGTATGTTAGTCTTCATATTAATCCATTTTACAA ATACTCATGCCACAATATGGGATGTAAAAGTTTGTCATACTGTGGTGTATCGCTCTTCAGTTCGCATGATTCTTAACAAGAAATTCGTAAGAGAAGTGGCAGCTTCAAAAGATCCTAAatgttttgaaattacatttaaattgaATGATGAAGAAAAACCAAGTTATATTAAGCTACCTTACCCTAAGGCTTATAAG GCATTTGTTCAAAATCACCATCTTCATGAAATGTATGTTGCTAAGTGCCAGGCAGATTGTTCAACAGTTGATTCTGAATTAGAAAGAT GGGTACACTGGAACATGTCAGTTATACATAGTAAGACGTATGACAATTACGAATATTCTTTTGAAATAAAGCCTTATGATAAAAACTACTTAAAGTTTAGAGCAAATTCTAAAACAACAAATGCACCGTTCTTTCTTCCAACGAAAATGAATACAAAGTCAAGACTAGAGTTATCGACAACAGGAAAATTTTGGCTGGACAAGACT aTCAAACTGAAAAACATGGAAACTTCCAAAATATATTCCTGTATTTATCTTCTTAAACAAAGTAATCCTTACCATGAGTGTTCATTGAGAAGTG ATCTTGAGTGGAAAATAGAACTAAGCTCTCTATccaaactaattaaaaatatagaagaaataaagatatctgTTGGAGTGACTGGCAGTGGAACAAATTCTTCACAAAGTCTAACATTCAAAAAGTTAGCTTATCTCCCAACATTCTCTGCTTTTactaatataggaaaaataggCATTGGTGAGGCTGAAATATACTTTAAAGACAGTAGCAAATCTTTTGACATATCCAAAGTAAGAATTTtcacctttttgaattctgtgtttgcttttttattttaa